Within the Zea mays cultivar B73 chromosome 10, Zm-B73-REFERENCE-NAM-5.0, whole genome shotgun sequence genome, the region GAATAATGTCAAAATATTTTAGCAGGAATTACCTTTTTGTTCTGGAAAGGTAGTTCGTTGGAAACTGTTGGAAATGATACTCCTTCAATAATTTTTGGCGACTTGGAATCCCTTGATTTTGGGAAGAAATTGTTGGGAACTCTTGAGATGCTCTAATTAATTATCTTCTGTTTGGCTGTATTCAGACTGGTCTTGTAATGTCTCTGTTAAGTAACAAATCATTGTTTGCTGACAATCACCGGAACCCTTTCCCAACATTTTTCTTAAGATGTCTTTACCTGTCTTTTTCAACTGACGACCCTTTACAAATTCACCCGACCAAGGAACCGCTGGTTGAAGATAAAGTATTGCGGCTTCAGTAATGACCATTCATCCATCCCTCTGTTTCTGTTATCTGTTTTTCCACTCAGATGTTTCTTAGTTTCGATTGCTTGTTGCTCTTGACAGCTTTTCTACCAGTCCGGTTTCTCTCACGCTGCTACTGATTCTGAGTCCATTTGTTTCACTTCTTAATGTGGACAGATTTTCCATCTTTTTTTAATCCCTAAGCTCTAACATTGTGTGGTTTTAGTTTCACTAGATCGGGAGAAACCAGAACAGGTGCGCAGGACAGATTATCTCAATGGTGGGCTGCTCTCCATTTTGCCTGCTATATTGTCATTTAGTTTGCTTCGCTGTTTGAAAAGTACCTGGGCTTCAATGTGGCAGGAGCTGGTAGCACCCCACTTCACTATGCTGCTTGTGGTGGAAATGTTGTCTATTGTCAAGTATGTGCCGCGATCAGTGCGAGAGGTGAGAGGCCTGAAGATTGGGTTCCACCAGAAGATGTTTCTGCTGTTTATTACGCCAAATGTGATGGCATTGACGAGACACTCCCTATGGGTGCTGACGGGAACGATGGGATTGTAGACATCTTCTCTGCACATTCCTACTACGATGCAGCAGGTATGAGCTTTCCAGTTTATCGAATATCTTTCCTTCATGATAGATTGATAGTGAGTCACTGATCAGGATCTATTTCCTTTAGTCTATTTCCATTTTCAtttccataaaaataggatcttgATTGATTTGTTAGGAGAGGATAAATGCCTCTAAACTGTTTTCAAAATAATGCAATTATCTCCCACGCCTGAACACAAACCAAGTGCAGCAGATTGATTAAGTTCTTATTTCTGGAGAGGGAGGGGGTTCCTAAATTTGAGTTATCTATATATTTATTACACTTATTTTTTGAAGTAATTGTTTCTATGTTTTGGACATTTGTGTACTGTAGAGTACAGTCAACTTGCAGAAGAGGATATGGAAGGATCGTCAACAATGGATCAAGTTGTAAAGAACACACAAGAGAACATGTCCTGGCTTTCTATTTGGTGGCAACAATTTGTTGATGCTTCTATGGTAATTTGGTTCGTCGTTGGTCTCTTTATGTGTACTGAATAGCAAGTCATTTATTGTTGCATTTGGCAAGGACATTATTTTTTCCCTGCTGGCTTCCTGCTCTACGAGAAGAAGCAAGTGAAACAGGTGCATGCTTTTGCTTGCTGTCGCAGATGCCCCTGATGGCAAGCTTCAGCAATCGTCAAGTACAAAGACATCCTCCCGTGCGAAATTCAATTTGCCAAATCCTAATCTCTTCTATATATCCTCATAGATCGCAGCGATGGAGCCGGATCCGGTCGCCGCTGGGGCATCCTCCTCGTCGCCGCCTTCACCAGCGCCGGCCACGTCCCCGCCGTGGCAAACGCAAGGTACTGTTTCTTAGTTCTCAGGTTAGAAGTTGGGTTTCTTTATCATTGGGGTGTACCCGCCGTGGCAAAAGCATTCGTTTCTTAGTTCTCGGTGATTTTTACCTTCCTTCTTATTTTTCTGCGGAGCAATTTTTCACTGGGAATTTATAAGTGAAATTCATTTCTTGTTTGAAGCAATTACATATAGGTTCAGAAAGGACAATGAGAAAGCAAAAATGCTTTTGAGAAGGCCTCAAAAGGACAGGAAATGATCTCCTCGTATCCTTTGGAAATTTCAGAACCTATACGCTTTTGATGGTGCAAAACGAATGTTTTTTGGTGCAAAACGAATGTTTTTTGGTGGTGAAAGATTTTTGGAAGGAATATCTGGAGAGGCTAACATTAGTGGTTTGAGTTTTATTTTTATAACATGTTGTGTAACTTATTAACTTGTTCATTTTTGCTGAACTTCCCTTTTCCTGGGTTTCTTGGCTCGCACTTTGCTTTGAACGTCAGATCACGGTCCAGCGGACAGAACAGAACAATCCACTTGGGCTTGAGGTTCAGCTACATATTACAGAAGTTGTCTGTCCTGCCTTAAGTGAACCTGGTAACCAGTTCCTATCTATGAAGCTTGACCATTCAGTTCAATACTTCAATTACTATTTGCAAAAAATTGAACTTAAACTAATATTTTTGACAGGCTTACGGGCCTTTCTTCCATTTATGACTGGGGTATCTGTGTGCCTAAATAGGGGAGACATAGATCCAAAAGCTCAACAGGTTTACTTCTGTGTGCTTTTGATATTGTGTTGTCTGCAGTAAGATAGATTATGCCtatatccttattccattttctttCCTTATTACTCTACTTGTCTGCCAGCTTGCAG harbors:
- the LOC103640801 gene encoding uncharacterized protein isoform X1, with protein sequence MLLWTLFFPCWLPALREEASETGACFCLLSQMPLMASFSNRQVQRHPPVRNSICQILISSIYPHRSQRWSRIRSPLGHPPRRRLHQRRPRPRRGKRKITVQRTEQNNPLGLEVQLHITEVVCPALSEPGLRAFLPFMTGVSVCLNRGDIDPKAQQLAEAAGSSLVSIIVDHIFLYIKDTEFQLELLMRSLFFSRASISDGECSKNLSCIKVGGMFLRYYICPCYSRLHKS